The following proteins come from a genomic window of Sesamum indicum cultivar Zhongzhi No. 13 linkage group LG10, S_indicum_v1.0, whole genome shotgun sequence:
- the LOC105172397 gene encoding uncharacterized protein LOC105172397, whose translation MEGIEHRTVSVNGINMHVAEKGQGPIVLFLHGFPELWYTWRHQIVAFAALGYRAVAPDLRGYGDTDAPAEVSSYSCLHVVGDIVALIESLGGGDQVFLVAHDWGAMIGWYLCLFRPDLVKAYVSLTVPFRPRHPNVKPVEGMRAFFGEDYYMCRFQEPGKMESEIARYGAEAVIKKILTDRTPGPPYLPKETPFGSNIDDIKLPPWFTEDDLKYYAENYEKRGFTGGLNYYRALDLNWELTAAWTGAKVRVPVKFVVGDVDMVYTTPGLKEYVHGGGFKNDVPLLEECVVMDNVGHFLNQEKADEVNAYIHEFIKKF comes from the exons atgGAGGGCATTGAGCACAGAACTGTGAGCGTCAACGGCATAAACATGCACGTCGCGGAGAAAGGCCAAGGCCCCATCGTGCTGTTCCTCCACGGCTTCCCGGAACTGTGGTACACATGGCGCCACCAGATTGTGGCGTTCGCAGCCTTGGGCTACCGCGCGGTGGCGCCCGACCTCCGTGGATACGGCGACACGGATGCCCCGGCGGAGGTGTCGAGCTACTCGTGCCTCCACGTGGTGGGCGACATAGTGGCGCTGATTGAGTCCCTCGGCGGGGGCGATCAGGTTTTCTTGGTGGCGCATGACTGGGGCGCCATGATTGGGTGGTACCTCTGCTTGTTCCGGCCGGATTTGGTGAAGGCGTACGTGTCGTTGACGGTGCCCTTCCGGCCCAGGCATCCGAATGTCAAACCTGTTGAGGGAATGCGAGCTTTCTTTGGAGAAGATTATTACATGTGCAGATTCCAG GAACCAGGGAAAATGGAATCAGAAATCGCAAGGTATGGAGCTGAGGCGGTGATCAAGAAGATCCTCACGGACCGTACACCTGGTCCGCCCTACTTACCTAAAGAAACCCCGTTTGGATCTAACATCGACGACATCAAATTGCCTCCATGGTTTACCGAAGACGATCTCAAATACTACGCTGAAAACTACGAGAAAAGAGGCTTCACGGGAGGGCTCAACTATTACCGCGCTCTTGATTT GAATTGGGAGCTAACTGCAGCATGGACGGGAGCAAAAGTGAGAGTCCCGGTGAAATTTGTGGTGGGGGATGTTGACATGGTGTACACTACGCCAGGGTTGAAGGAATATGTGCATGGAGGAGGGTTCAAGAATGATGTCCCGCTGTTGGAGGAATGTGTTGTGATGGACAACGTTGGACACTTCCTCAATCAAGAGAAAGCTGACGAGGTTAATGCTTATATTCACGAGTTTATTAAgaaattttga